CCGAAGTGACCAGAATCAGGATGGCAAGCAGTGCAAGGATATATTTTTTCATTGGATTTTCCCTGTCATATTTTGTCGGCCGGTTGCGTGATGGGCAGGGAGATCAGTTCCACTGCCCGCTTGCGCGAGGCCATGTCTTTTGCTTTCTGGATATCTCTGGAAAATTCGGTATTTACAGGCACCCATGTTTTGCCGTGGCGGTCCCAGTAGCCGGAGGATTTGCCGTCTTCGGTCTGGTAATAGAGTGCCGTCCTGCCAAGCCGGAAAACAGAGACCGTGGTCGGAATCCCGCTCAATTCGATCTGCTCTGAAGCGGTTTCCACATTGCGTCCGTATTCTGTCTCAACCTGCAGGGCTTCGAAAATCCGGCGCAGTTTTTCGCTGAGTTCCAGATGGTAGTCGTCAAGGGAGTCCCGCAGAAAAGCGATGCGCTGCGTCCTTTCCTTATTCAGAAAAGGAAGGTCGGCATTGACCTGTTCTTCCAGCTTATCGACAATTGTTTCCAGAAAAGGTTCAAGTTCCATGCGTATTTTTTGTGCTTCAGCTTTGCGGCGTTTTAATTCCGCAATGGTTTTCTGCTGCCTTTTTATATAGCGTTGATACTTTTTGTTCTGAAAACTCATCCAGTCATCAAGCATCTTCATGTTGGTGATTTCAGCGGCAAGCTCTCTCTTGATGTCGTCCCATTTTTGATATTTTTCAGATGCAGCGGCTTCTGTTTTCAGTGCCTTTACTGCTTTTTCATAGGTGGGCTGTGATGCTGCTCCGCACACATTGGCGGTCATCGCGATCGTCAGAAGTGCCCCAAGCGTTATTGATTTAAGCATGGAAAACTCATATTTCGGGTTAAATGATTTTGAGTGTGAAATTCTTTATCAATTCAAAAATAAAGATACCAATCGCAGCCTTTAATCATAATGTCGGGAGTAATGCATTCAGATAAGAAGCTGACGGCATCCACCCTTTTAGGCAGGAGTGTTGTTAATTTCTGCTCTTTGAAGAATTTAAAATGCTCCATAATGAATTTTTTATTGGAGGGGCGGCCCAGATTTATCAAAAAAGGCTGGTAAAAAATATGAAAGTACAGCCTCACAATGTGTTGGTGCATTGCGGGGCTTCATTTGTTTAGCAGAGAAGTGAGCTGACTCGTGCGTACAATCCGCTCAGGACTACATTTAAATATGCTGCAACTAAAGTTGCTTCTGCAACAAAAGTTGCAAAAGGCTTCTTTGCGCAACAAAAGTAGCTCCCCCACCTGTCTTTAAAAAATCTGTCAACAAAAGTTGCAGAATAGTCTCCGTTCAAGCCTGAGCAGATTCCTGCCGTCAGTATTCCTTTGGCGTGTTTTTAGTAAAGCTAATAGTCCTAAGTGGTTTAAATAAATTGACAATATTATTGTAGGCTTCCTGGTCGAATCTTCAGTCATGCTTTGGCACGTTCCTTTCAGTAAGGGACTGAACTTATTCGCTTCAGGAGGTTTACATATAATGTACGTCGGGCTCAAAATGCTGAAAGACTTCATGCCGCAATCACCGGATACGCTGGCTGAAGATGCTTCCATCCTTATGGATGACAATATGCTGTGGATGCTGCTCATCGTGGAGGGCGGCAGACTGGTCGGTTATGTGCGCAAGGAAGATATAAGTGCTGCAATGCCTTCCTCTATGACCGGACTGGATAAGCACGAAATTAATTATCTGCTCTCCAAGTTGACCTTGAAAAAGATCATGCGCACAGACATCACTACTGTCAGCCCCGAAACTGAAATCGAGGAAGCAGCGGTGATCATGCGCCGCAAGAATCTGGCGGGTCTCGCAGTGGTGGACGCTGAAAGCAATCTTCTGGGCTACATCAACCGCAATGTTATTCTCGACGTGCTGGCCGAGGAAATGGGTTTTGCAGAAGGGGGGTCCCGCATAGTTTTTGAAGTAGAGGACCGTCCCGGCGTGCTCAAGCATGTTTCCAGCCTCATCGACGACCTTGGCTATTCCATTATCTCTACAGGTACCTTCAATCATGATGACCGCAGAATGGTCGTTATTCGGGTAAATGCCGATAATCCCTCTTCCGTTGCCGCTGCCCTGCAGAAGAACGGATACGATGTAGTTGGTCCGGAGGATTTCAGGGATGAATGGCAGTAGTCCTTTTTTCAAACCGGATTGTGACCCGGTCCCCATGGGTGAGCCGCTGCTTGAGGTTAAGGATGTCACTTTGACATTCAAAGGCGTTGCCGCTCTTTCAAGGGTAAATTGCGGCGTGCGCAAAGGCAGCATCACTTCACTCATCGGCCCCAACGGTGCAGGCAAGACCAGCATGCTCAATTGTATTTCCGGGCGTTACTTTCCCGACACCGGTTCCATCACCCTTAAAGGGGATGAGATGCTTGGTACGCCAGCCAACAAGCGTACCCATTTCGGCATGGCCCGTACTTTTCAGAACATCGCCCTGTTTCGGGGGCTTTCCGTACTGGATAACCTGATGGTGGGGCGTCATTCGCGTATTAACTATGGAATTTTGTCCTCACTTCTTTACTTCGGCAAAGCCCGCCGGGAAGAGTCCGCACACAGGCAGAGGGTGGAGGAGATCATCGATTTTCTCGGACTTTCCCCTTACCGCCACCAGACTGCCGGACATCTGCCCTACGGGGTCCAGAAGAAGGTGGAACTGGGCCGCGCGCTGGCTGCGGAACCTGAATTGCTCCTTCTCGACGAACCCATGGCGGGCATGAACCTAGAAGAAACCGAAGATATGGCCCGCTACATCCTCGATATCAACGAGGAGTGGGGCATTTCAGTCTTTCTGGTGGAGCACGATATGGGGGTGGTTATGGATATTTCCGATCATGTGGTGGTGCTCGATTTCGGCCGCATCCTCGCTTGTGGAACTCCCGCTGAAGTGCAGCAGAACAAGAAAGTTATCAGTGCCTACCTCGGAGACGAGGGCGGGCTTTATCAAGGAAGGTAAAATGAGCCGTCCATATAAAACAACACTTCCGGCACTGCTGATCAAAAATGGCCGCGACCGCGCTTCCCGCACTGCCATGCGTGAGAAATATCTCGGTATCTGGCAGTCATTTACTTATAAGCAATATCTTGAAATTACATCGGAATTCGCCGCAGGGCTCAAGTCATTGGGTTTTGGGAAGGGCGATGCCATTGTCATTATCGGCGACAACCGCCCTGAGTGGCTTTGGGCGCAACTGGCGATTCAGGGCATCGGCGGTTATTCCGTGGGACTTTATCAGGACTCCCCGGCGGATGAGATCGGTTACATTTTTACCCTTTCCGAGGCACGGCTCGTGGTTGCTGAGGATCAGGAGCAGGTGGACAAGATCCTGTCCATCCGTGACCAGCTCCCGGACCTCAAATACATAATTTATCATGACCCCAAAGGGCTGGTGGATTATGATGAGCAAGGACTTATGTCCTTTGATGACATCAGGTCGCTCGGCAAGGCTAAGGCTGATCAATTCGAAACATGGACTGCTGAAGTTGTTCCCGAAGATGTAGCGATTATCGCCACTACCTCCGGTTCTACCGGGCGTCCCAAGCTGGCTATGCTGACCCATGAGAATCTCCTGTCCATGGCTTGGAATCTCGGTGACTCTGATCCCAAGAAGGAGTCCGATGAATTCGTATCCTTCCTCCCGCTGGCCTGGATGGGGGAGCAGATGATGGCTGTGGCTTCAGCTTTGCTTTTCGGATTTTGCGTAAACTTTCCTGAAGAGCCGGACACTGTGCAGGAAAATATCCGTGAGATCGGGCCTCATCTCATTTTCTCGCCGCCGCGTGTGTGGGAAAATATGGCTGCCAAAGTCCGTGTCCGTATTATGGAGACCACGCCGCTCAAACGCTGGCTGTTTAATAAATTTCTGCCCATGGGCATCAATTATGCCGACAAGGTCTTGCACGGGCAGACTCCCTCTGCCTTGGATAAGTTCGGTTATTGGCTGGCCGAGGTCTGCCTTTTCCGGGCTCTCAGGGACCGTCTCGGATTTTCCCGCATTCGCAGCGGGTCCACCGGGGGCGCGCCGCTGGGGCCGGATACTTTCACTTTTTTTCATGCGCTGGGCATCAACCTGAAGCAGATTTACGGGCAGACCGAAGTGGCGGGAATTTCCTGTATCCACAAGGACGGCTCTGTCAGTTTTGATACTGTGGGTGAGCCCATCCCGGAAACTGAGATTAAAATTTCCGAAGAAGGCGAGGTGCTGACCAAGAGTCCTGCTGTCTTTAAGGGCTACCTTAAAAATGAGGAAGCCACTGCCGAAACCATTGAAGACGGCTGGCTCAAATCCGGTGATGCCGGATATTTCAAGGACAACGGGCAGCTGGTTATTATCGACCGCCTTTCCGATGTCATGACCCTCAATAGCGGCATCCGTTTCTCCCCGCAGTTCATTGAGAACAAGATCAAGTTCTCCACCTACGTGCAGGAGGCGGTGGTCATCGGGCAGGACCGCGACTACATCACCGCCATCATCTGTCTCGACAGTGATATTGCCGGGCGTTGGGCCGAACAGCAGCAGCTGACCTACACCACCTATCAGGATCTGGCTTCCAATCCCAATCTCTACGACCTTATCAGCGAAGAAGTTGCATCCATCAATGAATCCTTGCAGGACGGCACTTCGGTTAAGCGTTTTGCATTGCTCTTTAAAGAACTGGACGCGGACGACGGCGAACTGACCCGTACCCGCAAAATCCGCCGCAAAATCATAGGCGAGCGTTACGGCGATCTCATCCATGCCCTTTATAACGGTGCAAAGGAGATTAATCTCACCGCCCGTATCAAATATCAGGACGGCTCGGAGCGGACCATGTCCGGCCCTATAGCCATCCGCGAAATCAGCGAGGCCCGCTAATGGAATATTATCTCCAACTCATAATCAACGGCCTCGTGGTAGGTTCCATCTACAGTCTGGTGGCCCTTGGTTTTGTAATTATTTTCAAGGCCACCAAGGTGGTCAACTTCGCACAGGGCGAAATGGTCATGGCCGGAGCGTACATCTGTTTCGCGCTCACCGTGCAGTACCAGCTGCCTTTCCTGCTTTCATTTCTGATCACACTGGTTTTCTCTCTCGTACTGGGAATACTGGTGGAGCGGATGGTGCTCAGGCCGCTCATCGGGGAGCCGATCATTTCGGTGGTCATGGTCACCATCGGTCTTTCGTCCATACTCAAGTCGCTGGTGCAGGTCTTCTGGGGAACGCAGATCAGGGTTTTCCCGCCAATCCTGCCGCAGGAGCCGATTATGGTTTTCGGGCTGCCCATTGCCCCGGTCTACATCGCGGCTTCTGTGCTCTGCCTGCTGCTCTTCGCGGTATTCTCCCTGTTCTTCAAGTATTCATCGCTGGGCATTGCCATGCGGGCCACCGCTTTTGACCAGCAGGCCGCCCAGTCCATGGGTATCGGCATCAAGAACATCTTCGCCCTGTCGTGGTGTATCGCGGCGGTGGTTTCCTCCATCGGCGGAATCATTCTCGGCAACATCAACGGCATCAACTCCCAGCTTGGGCATCTCGGTTTGAAAGTCTTCCCGGCGGTTATTCTGGGCGGACTTGACTCTCTGCTCGGAGCGGCTCTGGGCGGGCTCATCATCGGTGTGCTGGAGAATCTCAGCGAAGGACTTGCCCGCGATCTGTTGAATCTCGGCGGATTTAAGGAAGTTGCATCCTTTGTGGTGCTGGTCATCATCCTCATGGTCAAGCCTTACGGGCTGTTCGGCACCAAAGAAATCGAGAGAGTGTAACATGCAGAAATGCGGACTGTTTTTTACAACTTACAATAGTGAAGACCAGCTTTTCCCGTCCACGTTCCAGAAAACGTGTCTCGGGCTGTTCATGGCGGCCATGCTGGCCGCGCCCTGCGTGCTGGATTTCTACTACATATCGGTAATGAACCTGATCATGATCGCGGTTATCGGCGCAGTGTCCTTGAACCTGCTCACCGGGGTCTGCGGGCAGATGTCTCTGGGACATGGAGCCTTTGTGGGAGTAGGGGCCTACGGTTGCGCGGTTCTGGCTTCCAAAGGGCTTCCCTTTCTGCTTTGCCTGCTTGGGGGCGGGGCAATGGCTGCAATTGCCGGGATGATCTTTGGTATCCCTTCGCTGCGACTGAAGGGGATTTATCTTGCCATCTCAACACTGGCAGCACAGCT
This sequence is a window from Desulfovibrio sp. JC010. Protein-coding genes within it:
- a CDS encoding DUF3450 domain-containing protein; translated protein: MLKSITLGALLTIAMTANVCGAASQPTYEKAVKALKTEAAASEKYQKWDDIKRELAAEITNMKMLDDWMSFQNKKYQRYIKRQQKTIAELKRRKAEAQKIRMELEPFLETIVDKLEEQVNADLPFLNKERTQRIAFLRDSLDDYHLELSEKLRRIFEALQVETEYGRNVETASEQIELSGIPTTVSVFRLGRTALYYQTEDGKSSGYWDRHGKTWVPVNTEFSRDIQKAKDMASRKRAVELISLPITQPADKI
- a CDS encoding CBS domain-containing protein, giving the protein MYVGLKMLKDFMPQSPDTLAEDASILMDDNMLWMLLIVEGGRLVGYVRKEDISAAMPSSMTGLDKHEINYLLSKLTLKKIMRTDITTVSPETEIEEAAVIMRRKNLAGLAVVDAESNLLGYINRNVILDVLAEEMGFAEGGSRIVFEVEDRPGVLKHVSSLIDDLGYSIISTGTFNHDDRRMVVIRVNADNPSSVAAALQKNGYDVVGPEDFRDEWQ
- a CDS encoding ABC transporter ATP-binding protein, translating into MNGSSPFFKPDCDPVPMGEPLLEVKDVTLTFKGVAALSRVNCGVRKGSITSLIGPNGAGKTSMLNCISGRYFPDTGSITLKGDEMLGTPANKRTHFGMARTFQNIALFRGLSVLDNLMVGRHSRINYGILSSLLYFGKARREESAHRQRVEEIIDFLGLSPYRHQTAGHLPYGVQKKVELGRALAAEPELLLLDEPMAGMNLEETEDMARYILDINEEWGISVFLVEHDMGVVMDISDHVVVLDFGRILACGTPAEVQQNKKVISAYLGDEGGLYQGR
- a CDS encoding AMP-binding protein — protein: MSRPYKTTLPALLIKNGRDRASRTAMREKYLGIWQSFTYKQYLEITSEFAAGLKSLGFGKGDAIVIIGDNRPEWLWAQLAIQGIGGYSVGLYQDSPADEIGYIFTLSEARLVVAEDQEQVDKILSIRDQLPDLKYIIYHDPKGLVDYDEQGLMSFDDIRSLGKAKADQFETWTAEVVPEDVAIIATTSGSTGRPKLAMLTHENLLSMAWNLGDSDPKKESDEFVSFLPLAWMGEQMMAVASALLFGFCVNFPEEPDTVQENIREIGPHLIFSPPRVWENMAAKVRVRIMETTPLKRWLFNKFLPMGINYADKVLHGQTPSALDKFGYWLAEVCLFRALRDRLGFSRIRSGSTGGAPLGPDTFTFFHALGINLKQIYGQTEVAGISCIHKDGSVSFDTVGEPIPETEIKISEEGEVLTKSPAVFKGYLKNEEATAETIEDGWLKSGDAGYFKDNGQLVIIDRLSDVMTLNSGIRFSPQFIENKIKFSTYVQEAVVIGQDRDYITAIICLDSDIAGRWAEQQQLTYTTYQDLASNPNLYDLISEEVASINESLQDGTSVKRFALLFKELDADDGELTRTRKIRRKIIGERYGDLIHALYNGAKEINLTARIKYQDGSERTMSGPIAIREISEAR
- a CDS encoding branched-chain amino acid ABC transporter permease — translated: MEYYLQLIINGLVVGSIYSLVALGFVIIFKATKVVNFAQGEMVMAGAYICFALTVQYQLPFLLSFLITLVFSLVLGILVERMVLRPLIGEPIISVVMVTIGLSSILKSLVQVFWGTQIRVFPPILPQEPIMVFGLPIAPVYIAASVLCLLLFAVFSLFFKYSSLGIAMRATAFDQQAAQSMGIGIKNIFALSWCIAAVVSSIGGIILGNINGINSQLGHLGLKVFPAVILGGLDSLLGAALGGLIIGVLENLSEGLARDLLNLGGFKEVASFVVLVIILMVKPYGLFGTKEIERV